In the genome of Spartobacteria bacterium, one region contains:
- a CDS encoding acylneuraminate cytidylyltransferase family protein translates to MKYLGKTLCMIPARAGSKRVPAKNLRYLCGKPMIAYAVECAKASQCFDGVYINTDSEVLMALAESYGVKSYRRDAWLASDEAKGDDFAADFMKKMQPDTLVMISPVCPLVMPEDVSLALKAYVESDCDTLISCEQTQMQVFCQGKGVNIDETAALAPSQENPWVQTLNWAVTIWDTATFLANYKAARKGYLGTNRLLFPIDATHSVKVSHEADFLMAERMIRSMQSTQKEAPRYWTSAKDSVCSPVKSIEV, encoded by the coding sequence ATGAAATATTTAGGTAAAACACTATGTATGATTCCGGCGAGAGCCGGCAGTAAACGGGTCCCCGCTAAGAATCTGCGTTATCTCTGCGGAAAACCCATGATTGCTTATGCCGTAGAATGTGCCAAGGCGAGTCAGTGCTTTGATGGTGTTTATATCAACACGGATTCAGAGGTGCTCATGGCGCTGGCAGAAAGCTATGGTGTAAAATCATATCGGCGGGATGCCTGGCTGGCATCTGATGAGGCGAAGGGCGACGATTTTGCAGCGGATTTTATGAAAAAAATGCAGCCGGATACATTGGTCATGATCAGTCCGGTGTGTCCGCTGGTGATGCCGGAGGATGTAAGCCTGGCGCTGAAAGCCTATGTGGAATCGGATTGCGATACGCTCATTTCGTGTGAACAGACACAGATGCAGGTGTTTTGTCAGGGCAAAGGGGTGAATATTGATGAAACGGCGGCGTTGGCTCCTTCGCAGGAAAATCCGTGGGTTCAAACGTTGAACTGGGCGGTGACGATTTGGGATACAGCGACTTTCCTTGCGAATTACAAAGCGGCGCGTAAAGGCTATCTCGGGACGAATCGCCTGCTGTTTCCTATTGATGCGACCCATTCGGTCAAGGTGAGTCACGAAGCGGATTTCCTCATGGCCGAACGGATGATTCGGTCGATGCAATCCACTCAGAAGGAAGCACCGCGTTATTGGACGTCCGCGAAGGATTCTGTATGTTCGCCTGTAAAATCGATTGAGGTGTAA